The following proteins are co-located in the Massilia litorea genome:
- a CDS encoding BolA family protein, producing MSTTPELIHSYIENGLQCTHLTVEGDGRHFSALIVSPAFAGKRPIQRHQLVYAALGDRMREEIHALSMKTLTPEEYGG from the coding sequence GTGTCGACCACTCCAGAACTGATCCACAGCTACATCGAAAACGGCCTGCAATGCACGCATTTGACGGTCGAGGGCGATGGCCGTCACTTCTCGGCCCTGATCGTTTCGCCTGCGTTTGCCGGCAAGCGCCCGATCCAGCGCCACCAGCTGGTCTATGCGGCGCTGGGCGATCGCATGCGCGAAGAGATCCACGCGCTGTCGATGAAAACCCTGACGCCTGAAGAATACGGAGGCTAA
- a CDS encoding ABC transporter ATP-binding protein, with amino-acid sequence MTAIQINSVEKSYKGFKALKGVSLTIEQGEFFGLLGPNGAGKTTLISTIAGLIRPDVGSVQIHGHDVVTDFREARKKLGVVPQELVFDPFFTVRETLRLQSGYFGIKNNDKWIDEVMENLDLTNKADVNMRALSGGMKRRVLVAQALVHKPPVIVLDEPTAGVDVELRQTLWKFISRLNREGGHTVVLTTHYLEEAQAMCQRVAMLKSGQVVALDTMSALLRRVSGSQLIVHLKSGDLPQDLRHLVSHDEHGNGSGNKYSLRVNEYAEVEPILARLRESGAVIDEMQLQQADLEDIFIQIMEKGAL; translated from the coding sequence ATGACAGCGATCCAGATTAACAGCGTCGAGAAAAGCTACAAGGGCTTTAAAGCCTTGAAAGGCGTTTCCCTGACGATCGAACAGGGCGAGTTCTTCGGCCTGCTCGGCCCCAACGGCGCCGGCAAGACGACCCTGATTTCCACTATCGCCGGCCTGATCCGGCCCGACGTCGGCAGCGTGCAGATCCACGGCCATGACGTCGTCACCGATTTCCGCGAAGCGAGAAAAAAACTGGGCGTGGTGCCCCAGGAACTCGTGTTCGACCCGTTCTTCACCGTGCGCGAAACCCTGCGCCTGCAGTCGGGCTACTTCGGCATCAAGAACAACGACAAATGGATCGACGAGGTCATGGAAAACCTCGATCTCACCAATAAAGCCGACGTCAACATGCGCGCGCTGTCGGGCGGCATGAAGCGGCGCGTGCTGGTCGCGCAGGCCCTGGTCCATAAACCACCCGTCATCGTTTTAGATGAGCCGACCGCCGGCGTCGACGTCGAGCTGCGCCAGACCCTGTGGAAATTCATCTCGCGCCTGAACCGGGAGGGTGGGCACACGGTCGTGCTGACCACCCACTACCTGGAAGAAGCGCAGGCCATGTGCCAGCGCGTGGCGATGCTGAAGTCGGGCCAGGTCGTTGCACTCGATACGATGAGCGCGCTGCTGCGCCGCGTGTCCGGTTCGCAGCTGATCGTGCACCTGAAAAGCGGCGATTTACCTCAGGACCTGCGCCACCTGGTCTCGCACGACGAACACGGGAACGGTAGCGGCAATAAATACAGCCTGCGCGTCAACGAATACGCCGAGGTCGAGCCGATCCTGGCGCGGCTGCGCGAATCGGGCGCCGTCATCGACGAGATGCAGCTGCAGCAGGCCGACCTCGAAGACATTTTTATCCAGATCATGGAAAAGGGCGCGCTGTGA
- a CDS encoding ABC transporter permease: protein MSFVSVGFRTLFYKEMLRFWKVATQTIAAPILTAMLYLLIFGHVLEGRVEVYPGVNYTAFLVPGLVMMSVLQNAFANSSSSLIQSKITGNLVFILLPPLSHWEILLAYVAASVVRGLAVGAGVFAITAWFAHLSFAAPLWIIVFAILGAAILGTLGVIAGIWADKFDQLAAFQNFLIMPATFLAGVFYSIHSLPGFWQAVSHFNPFFYMIDGFRHGFFGQSDISPWTSLAIVSAFFAVLAAVAINLLRGGYKLRH from the coding sequence GTGAGTTTTGTATCTGTCGGTTTCCGCACCCTGTTCTATAAAGAAATGCTGCGCTTCTGGAAGGTCGCGACGCAAACCATCGCCGCGCCGATCCTGACGGCCATGCTCTACCTGCTGATCTTCGGCCACGTGCTCGAGGGGCGAGTGGAAGTCTATCCGGGCGTGAATTACACGGCCTTCCTGGTGCCGGGCCTGGTGATGATGAGCGTGCTGCAAAATGCGTTCGCCAATTCGTCCTCGTCCCTGATCCAGTCCAAGATCACGGGCAACCTGGTGTTTATCCTGCTGCCGCCGCTGTCGCACTGGGAAATCCTGCTGGCCTATGTGGCCGCGTCCGTCGTGCGTGGCCTGGCCGTGGGCGCGGGCGTGTTCGCGATTACCGCCTGGTTCGCGCACCTGAGTTTCGCGGCGCCGCTGTGGATCATCGTGTTCGCGATCCTGGGCGCGGCCATACTCGGCACGCTGGGCGTGATCGCCGGTATCTGGGCCGATAAATTCGACCAGCTGGCCGCGTTCCAGAATTTCCTGATCATGCCGGCCACTTTCCTCGCCGGGGTGTTCTATTCGATCCACTCGCTGCCCGGATTCTGGCAGGCGGTCTCGCATTTCAACCCGTTCTTTTATATGATTGACGGGTTCCGCCACGGCTTCTTCGGCCAGTCCGATATCTCGCCGTGGACCAGCCTTGCCATCGTCTCCGCCTTCTTCGCGGTGCTGGCGGCAGTGGCGATCAATTTGCTGCGCGGCGGCTATAAGTTACGCCACTAA
- the hisC gene encoding histidinol-phosphate transaminase, with product MSSIDNLIANVIRADVRTTHAYVVPDSSGYMKLDAMENPYELPLELRKELGQRLADAVLNRYPVASYATLKEKVSAKLGIPAGYDVLLGNGSDELIQIVATSVASQERRAAILAPVPAFVMYARSAQFAGADFVGVKLNPDFSLDMEAMLAAIALHKPAVVFLAYPNNPTGNLFAVEDIEAILHALGENGIAVLDEAYQPFARQTFMDRLGEFENLVVMRTVSKLGLAGIRLGYMTAAPQLLAEFEKVRPPYNVNVLTQVAAEFALDHIEVLDAQAAAINAERERLAAELAALPGVEVFPSAANFISLRVPDAADVVAKLLAERMLIKNLSKMHGSLANCIRVTVSTPEENSAFLNALKAALQAA from the coding sequence ATGAGCTCTATCGACAACCTGATCGCCAACGTGATCCGCGCGGACGTCCGCACCACCCATGCCTATGTCGTGCCCGATTCTTCCGGCTACATGAAGCTCGACGCGATGGAGAATCCGTACGAGCTGCCGCTTGAACTGCGCAAGGAACTGGGCCAGCGCCTGGCCGACGCCGTGCTGAACCGTTATCCGGTCGCCTCCTACGCGACCCTGAAGGAAAAGGTCAGCGCCAAACTCGGCATCCCGGCCGGCTACGACGTTTTACTTGGCAACGGCTCCGATGAACTGATCCAGATCGTCGCCACCAGCGTCGCCAGCCAGGAGCGCCGCGCCGCGATCCTGGCGCCGGTGCCGGCCTTCGTCATGTACGCGCGCTCGGCCCAGTTCGCGGGTGCGGACTTTGTCGGCGTCAAGCTGAACCCCGACTTCTCCCTCGACATGGAAGCGATGCTGGCGGCGATCGCCCTGCACAAGCCGGCCGTCGTGTTCCTGGCTTACCCGAACAACCCGACCGGCAACCTGTTCGCCGTCGAGGATATCGAAGCGATCCTGCACGCGCTGGGCGAGAACGGCATCGCCGTGCTGGACGAGGCCTATCAACCCTTCGCGCGTCAAACCTTCATGGACCGGCTCGGCGAATTCGAGAACCTGGTCGTGATGCGCACCGTCTCGAAACTCGGCCTGGCCGGCATCCGCCTCGGCTACATGACGGCCGCGCCCCAGCTGCTTGCCGAGTTCGAGAAGGTGCGCCCGCCCTACAACGTCAACGTGCTCACCCAAGTCGCGGCCGAGTTCGCGCTCGACCATATCGAGGTGCTCGACGCCCAGGCGGCAGCGATCAATGCCGAGCGCGAGCGGCTCGCCGCCGAACTGGCGGCCCTGCCCGGGGTCGAAGTATTTCCGTCGGCTGCGAATTTCATCTCGCTGCGCGTTCCCGATGCCGCGGATGTGGTCGCGAAACTCCTGGCTGAAAGGATGCTGATCAAAAATTTGAGTAAAATGCATGGATCGCTGGCCAATTGCATCCGTGTCACGGTCAGCACCCCGGAAGAAAATTCCGCATTCCTGAATGCCCTCAAGGCCGCCCTCCAGGCCGCCTGA
- the hisD gene encoding histidinol dehydrogenase: MAVQIRKLDSTHDGFTQQLHALLAFEAATDDAIETAVSKILADVKQRGDAAVLEYTNRFDRVSAGSMAAFDLSQEELQAALDALPPAQREALQTAAERVRAFHERQKQELNGFSYTEPDGTVLGQRVTPLDRVGIYVPGGKAAYPSSVLMNAIPAQVAGVKDIVMVVPTPDGVKNQMVLAAAAIAGVTRVITIGGAQAVAALAYGTETIPAVDKIVGPGNAYVAAAKRRVFGTVGIDMIAGPSEILVLCDGTTDPDWVAMDLFSQAEHDELAQAILLCPDADYIAQVEASIHKLLPTMPRHETITTSLSDRGALIKVRDMEEACAIANDIAAEHLEISAEHPQQWADRIRHAGAMFLGQFSSEALGDYCCGPNHVLPTSRTARFSSPLGVYDFQKRSSILHVSEAGAQTLGKVAAELAYGEGLQAHARSAELRLLSQPKPRP, encoded by the coding sequence ATGGCTGTACAGATCCGCAAACTCGACTCCACCCACGACGGTTTTACGCAGCAGCTGCATGCGCTGCTGGCTTTCGAGGCCGCGACCGACGATGCGATCGAAACGGCCGTCAGTAAAATCCTGGCTGACGTGAAGCAGCGCGGCGACGCTGCCGTGCTCGAATACACGAACCGGTTCGATCGCGTCAGCGCCGGGAGCATGGCCGCCTTCGACCTGTCGCAGGAAGAACTGCAAGCGGCGCTCGACGCGCTGCCGCCTGCCCAGCGCGAGGCGCTGCAGACAGCGGCCGAGCGCGTGCGTGCATTCCACGAACGCCAGAAGCAGGAACTGAACGGTTTTAGCTATACCGAGCCCGATGGCACGGTCCTCGGCCAGCGCGTCACGCCGCTGGACCGCGTCGGCATCTATGTACCCGGCGGTAAAGCGGCGTATCCGTCGTCGGTATTGATGAACGCGATCCCGGCGCAGGTGGCTGGGGTAAAAGACATCGTGATGGTGGTGCCGACTCCGGACGGCGTGAAAAACCAGATGGTGCTGGCTGCTGCCGCGATTGCCGGCGTGACGCGCGTGATCACCATCGGCGGCGCCCAGGCCGTGGCCGCGCTGGCCTACGGCACCGAGACGATTCCGGCCGTGGATAAAATCGTCGGTCCGGGTAACGCCTATGTCGCCGCCGCCAAGCGCCGCGTGTTCGGCACGGTCGGCATCGACATGATCGCCGGTCCATCGGAGATCCTGGTGCTGTGCGACGGCACTACCGATCCGGACTGGGTTGCGATGGACCTGTTCTCGCAGGCCGAGCACGACGAACTGGCGCAGGCGATCCTGCTGTGCCCGGACGCGGACTACATCGCGCAAGTCGAAGCGAGCATCCACAAGCTGCTGCCGACCATGCCGCGCCACGAGACCATTACGACCTCGCTGAGCGACCGCGGCGCATTGATCAAAGTGCGCGACATGGAAGAAGCCTGCGCGATCGCCAACGACATCGCCGCCGAACACCTCGAAATCTCCGCCGAGCACCCGCAGCAGTGGGCCGACCGGATTCGCCATGCCGGCGCGATGTTCCTCGGCCAGTTCTCGAGCGAAGCACTGGGCGACTATTGCTGCGGCCCGAATCACGTGCTGCCGACCTCGCGCACGGCGCGTTTTTCGTCGCCCCTGGGTGTGTATGACTTCCAGAAGCGCTCGTCGATCCTGCACGTGAGCGAGGCGGGCGCCCAGACCCTGGGCAAGGTTGCGGCCGAGCTGGCCTATGGAGAAGGGCTGCAGGCGCACGCGCGCAGTGCCGAGCTACGCCTCCTCAGTCAGCCCAAGCCCCGGCCATGA
- a CDS encoding MlaA family lipoprotein, with protein MKKKNMTSLPRWRGLALAAASCAVLSGCATPSNPQDPLEKFNRATFAFNDTVDRVALKPAATAYKKVLPGFAQTGVSNFFGNLSDAWSSVNNFLQGKGADGATDFMRFALNSTFGIAGILDIASEAGMQKHNEDFGQTLGVWGVPSGPYLMLPLLGPSTIRDTAALPADIWADPWAYKNPVNVRNIGIGVRAVDQRASVLEASNLFEEAALDRYEFIRDGYLQRRQSRVYDGESGPQKDAPKEDVPASNTQVVPEPASNATETQRK; from the coding sequence ATGAAGAAGAAGAACATGACGTCGCTGCCGCGCTGGCGTGGACTGGCACTGGCCGCGGCAAGCTGCGCCGTGCTGTCCGGCTGCGCCACCCCGAGCAATCCGCAAGACCCGCTGGAAAAATTCAACCGCGCAACGTTCGCGTTCAACGACACGGTCGACCGCGTGGCCCTGAAGCCGGCCGCGACCGCCTACAAGAAGGTATTGCCGGGCTTCGCGCAAACGGGCGTGAGTAACTTCTTCGGCAACTTGTCGGACGCCTGGAGCTCGGTCAACAACTTCCTGCAAGGCAAGGGCGCAGACGGCGCGACCGATTTCATGCGTTTCGCGCTGAATTCGACCTTCGGCATCGCCGGAATCCTCGACATCGCGTCGGAAGCGGGGATGCAGAAACACAACGAAGACTTTGGCCAGACCCTGGGTGTCTGGGGTGTTCCTTCCGGTCCCTACTTGATGTTGCCATTGTTGGGCCCATCTACGATTCGTGACACCGCTGCATTGCCTGCCGATATCTGGGCCGATCCATGGGCCTACAAGAATCCGGTGAACGTGCGTAACATCGGTATCGGCGTGCGCGCGGTCGACCAGCGCGCATCGGTGCTGGAAGCATCGAACCTGTTCGAGGAAGCCGCGCTCGACCGTTACGAGTTCATCCGTGACGGCTACCTGCAACGCCGCCAGAGCCGTGTGTACGACGGCGAGTCGGGACCGCAGAAAGATGCGCCGAAGGAAGACGTACCGGCATCGAACACGCAAGTGGTGCCGGAACCGGCCTCGAACGCAACCGAAACGCAGCGGAAGTAA
- a CDS encoding MlaC/ttg2D family ABC transporter substrate-binding protein, whose translation MKPIAQLIATAATLAFATSVIAAPAPATNEAPDVLVKRISADVIETVKADKDIQSGNRNKIMELVNSKILPYVDAEKMTAQAAGRFWRQATPEQQKRLSEEFRTLLVYTYSGALSQIKNETVEFKPMRAEPTDTDVEVRSQVNVTRGEPITLNYRLAKGNQGWKIYDINVLGAWLVETYKGTFAAEINKSGVDGLITKLADRNKQLASKPLKAPK comes from the coding sequence ATGAAACCAATCGCCCAACTCATCGCCACCGCCGCAACCCTCGCTTTCGCCACCAGCGTCATCGCCGCGCCGGCCCCGGCCACCAACGAAGCGCCGGACGTGCTCGTCAAGCGCATCAGCGCCGACGTCATCGAGACCGTGAAAGCCGACAAGGACATCCAGTCCGGCAACCGCAACAAGATCATGGAACTCGTCAATTCCAAGATCCTGCCGTATGTCGACGCCGAAAAAATGACGGCCCAGGCGGCCGGCCGCTTCTGGCGCCAGGCCACCCCTGAACAGCAGAAACGCCTGTCGGAAGAATTCCGCACGCTGCTGGTCTACACCTATTCCGGCGCGCTGTCGCAGATCAAGAACGAAACCGTCGAGTTCAAGCCGATGCGCGCGGAGCCGACCGATACCGACGTCGAAGTGCGTTCGCAGGTGAACGTCACCCGCGGCGAGCCGATCACCCTGAACTACCGCCTGGCCAAGGGTAATCAAGGCTGGAAGATCTACGACATCAACGTGCTGGGCGCCTGGCTGGTCGAGACCTACAAGGGTACCTTTGCTGCCGAGATCAACAAGTCGGGTGTCGACGGCCTGATCACCAAGCTGGCCGACCGCAACAAGCAACTGGCCAGCAAGCCCTTGAAGGCCCCTAAGTAA
- a CDS encoding DNA-methyltransferase, which yields MTDWVDQVFCEDALAGLARIPDASIDLILTDPPYNLGKDYGNGSDQQSVEAYLAWTESWIDAALPKLKPNGSLYIFLTWRFAPEIFVMLKKRMTMMNEIIWDRRVPSMGGSVRSFSSVHDTIGFFVNRKDYYFDLDAVRIPYDAATKKARSRSIFVGAKWLEVGYNPKDVWSVSRLHREHPERADHPTQKPLEIIERMIKASCPPGGVVLDPFMGSGTTAIAARRQGRQFAGFELNPEYCAIIEARLAAPEPQPTIKQRKSIARAAKAVIRAASATEEQA from the coding sequence ATGACGGACTGGGTCGACCAGGTGTTCTGCGAGGATGCGCTGGCGGGACTGGCGCGCATCCCGGATGCTTCCATTGACCTGATCCTGACCGACCCGCCGTACAACCTCGGCAAGGACTACGGCAACGGCTCCGACCAGCAAAGCGTGGAAGCCTATCTCGCCTGGACCGAAAGCTGGATCGACGCCGCGCTGCCGAAACTCAAACCCAACGGCAGCCTGTACATCTTCCTGACCTGGCGCTTCGCGCCCGAGATCTTCGTGATGCTGAAAAAGCGCATGACGATGATGAACGAGATCATCTGGGACCGCCGGGTGCCCTCGATGGGCGGCAGCGTGCGCAGCTTTTCATCCGTGCACGACACGATCGGCTTCTTCGTGAACCGCAAGGATTACTATTTCGATCTCGATGCCGTGCGCATCCCCTACGATGCGGCGACGAAAAAGGCGCGATCGCGCTCGATCTTCGTCGGCGCGAAATGGCTGGAGGTCGGCTACAACCCGAAAGATGTATGGAGCGTGTCGCGCCTGCACCGCGAGCATCCGGAGCGCGCCGACCACCCCACCCAAAAACCGTTGGAGATCATCGAACGCATGATCAAGGCGTCCTGCCCACCAGGCGGCGTCGTGCTTGACCCCTTCATGGGCAGCGGCACCACCGCGATCGCGGCCCGCCGCCAGGGCCGCCAGTTTGCCGGTTTCGAACTGAACCCGGAATACTGCGCCATCATCGAGGCGCGCCTCGCCGCGCCCGAACCGCAACCCACCATCAAACAGCGCAAGAGCATTGCGCGGGCAGCCAAGGCTGTCATCCGCGCCGCCAGCGCCACCGAGGAACAAGCATGA
- the murA gene encoding UDP-N-acetylglucosamine 1-carboxyvinyltransferase — MDKLQIVGGKRLNGEIAVSGAKNAALPILCAGLLTAGDVELSNVPRLHDVKTILKLLEQTGLKVSQDDENVTLNGANITSLEAPYELVKTMRASILVLGPLLARFGEAKVSLPGGCAIGSRPVDQHIKGLRAMGAEITIEGGYIHAKAKKLKGARILTDMITVTGTENLLMAATLAEGETVLENAAREPEVTDLANLLVAMGAKIDGIGTDRLVIQGVSELHGAKHAVISDRIEAATFLCAVAATGGDIVLTNTRTDIFDVALDKLREVGLQMDIGSNTIRARMDARPQPVSFRTTEYPGFPTDMQAQFMAVNTIAAGPSRVTETIFENRFMHVQEMNRLGAFISTEGNTAFIKGVERLVGAPVMATDLRASASLVIAGMAAQGTTLIDRIYHLDRGYDRMEVKLSKVGADIVRIK, encoded by the coding sequence ATGGACAAGCTTCAAATCGTTGGCGGCAAACGCCTGAACGGAGAAATTGCGGTATCGGGCGCCAAGAACGCGGCGCTGCCGATCCTGTGCGCGGGCCTGCTCACCGCCGGCGACGTCGAACTGTCGAACGTGCCGCGCCTGCACGACGTCAAGACGATCCTGAAACTGCTCGAGCAGACCGGTTTGAAAGTCAGCCAGGACGACGAAAACGTCACCCTGAACGGCGCCAACATCACGAGCCTGGAAGCGCCCTATGAACTGGTGAAAACCATGCGCGCCTCGATCCTGGTGCTCGGTCCCCTGCTGGCCCGCTTCGGCGAAGCCAAGGTGTCGCTGCCGGGCGGGTGCGCGATCGGTTCGCGTCCGGTCGACCAGCACATCAAGGGCCTGCGCGCGATGGGTGCCGAGATCACGATCGAAGGCGGCTACATCCATGCCAAAGCGAAAAAATTAAAAGGTGCGCGCATCCTGACCGACATGATCACGGTCACCGGCACCGAGAACCTCTTGATGGCCGCGACCCTGGCCGAAGGCGAGACGGTGCTGGAAAACGCCGCGCGCGAACCGGAAGTGACGGATCTCGCCAACTTGCTGGTCGCCATGGGCGCCAAGATCGACGGCATCGGCACCGACCGCCTGGTGATCCAGGGCGTCTCCGAGCTGCATGGCGCCAAGCATGCCGTGATCTCGGACCGCATCGAAGCGGCGACGTTCCTGTGCGCAGTCGCGGCTACCGGCGGCGACATCGTGCTGACGAATACCCGCACCGATATCTTCGACGTCGCGCTCGATAAACTGCGCGAAGTCGGCCTGCAGATGGACATCGGCAGCAACACGATCCGTGCGCGCATGGATGCCAGGCCGCAGCCGGTGTCCTTCCGCACCACCGAGTATCCCGGCTTCCCGACCGACATGCAGGCGCAGTTCATGGCCGTGAACACGATCGCCGCCGGCCCCAGCCGCGTGACCGAGACCATCTTCGAGAACCGCTTCATGCACGTGCAGGAGATGAATCGCCTCGGCGCGTTTATTTCCACCGAAGGGAACACCGCTTTCATCAAGGGTGTCGAGCGCCTGGTCGGGGCGCCCGTGATGGCGACCGACCTGCGCGCTTCGGCTTCGCTGGTGATCGCCGGCATGGCAGCCCAGGGCACGACCCTGATCGACCGCATCTATCACCTCGACCGCGGCTACGACCGCATGGAAGTGAAATTGTCGAAGGTCGGCGCCGACATCGTGCGCATCAAGTAA
- a CDS encoding STAS domain-containing protein, with the protein MAEANPMLSLDALTFETADAALEQGCAAIRAGETVFDLGGVRAADSSGVALLLAWQRRARDAGQKLTFINVPGNIDALTQLYGLDGLLARS; encoded by the coding sequence ATGGCCGAAGCAAATCCGATGCTGTCGCTCGACGCCCTCACCTTCGAGACCGCAGACGCGGCCCTGGAGCAGGGCTGCGCCGCGATCCGGGCCGGCGAGACCGTGTTCGACCTGGGCGGCGTGCGCGCCGCCGATTCGTCCGGCGTGGCCTTGCTGCTGGCCTGGCAGCGCCGCGCGCGCGATGCGGGGCAGAAGCTCACGTTCATCAATGTGCCGGGCAATATCGATGCGTTGACGCAGCTGTACGGGCTGGATGGGTTGCTGGCACGGTCCTAG
- the mlaD gene encoding outer membrane lipid asymmetry maintenance protein MlaD, producing the protein MHRKIIDVWVGLFVLLGAAAVLFLALQAGNMSSLSFAETYAVVGKFDNIGGLKPQAPVKSAGVVVGRVGNISFDDKTYQAMVRLDLDPNYKFPKDSSLKILTAGLLGEQYIGIEPGGDTKNLVDGDRINRTQSATVLEDLINQFIYSKAAEGKEDSK; encoded by the coding sequence ATGCACCGTAAAATCATCGATGTCTGGGTCGGCCTGTTCGTCCTGCTGGGCGCTGCCGCCGTGTTGTTCCTGGCGCTGCAGGCCGGGAATATGAGCTCGCTGTCGTTTGCCGAGACCTATGCCGTCGTCGGCAAGTTCGACAACATTGGTGGATTGAAGCCACAGGCGCCAGTCAAGAGCGCCGGTGTCGTGGTCGGCCGGGTGGGCAACATCAGTTTCGACGACAAAACCTACCAGGCCATGGTCCGCCTCGACCTGGATCCGAACTACAAGTTCCCGAAAGATTCGTCGCTCAAGATCCTGACGGCGGGACTGCTGGGCGAGCAATACATTGGCATCGAACCGGGCGGCGACACGAAAAACCTCGTCGACGGAGATCGAATCAACCGTACGCAATCGGCCACCGTGCTGGAAGACCTGATCAATCAGTTCATCTACAGCAAGGCTGCCGAAGGAAAGGAAGACAGTAAATGA
- the hisG gene encoding ATP phosphoribosyltransferase yields MSIATQSTDQGLILALSKGRIFEDTLPLLEAAGIVVTENPETSRKLILATNDPGVRVLIVRASDVPTYVQYGAADFGVAGKDVLLEHGGEGLYQPVDLNIARCRMSVAVNAGFDYETAVRQGARLRVATKFVNTARQHFASKGVHVDLIKLYGSMELAPLVGLSDAIVDVVSTGGTLRANNLVEVEKIMEISSRLVVNQAALKLKRARLQPIIEAFEKASTLQPQQG; encoded by the coding sequence ATGAGCATCGCAACACAATCGACGGACCAGGGCCTGATCCTGGCCCTGTCAAAAGGCCGGATTTTTGAAGACACGCTGCCGCTGCTGGAAGCGGCCGGCATCGTCGTCACCGAGAATCCGGAAACCTCGCGCAAGCTGATCCTGGCGACCAACGACCCGGGCGTGCGCGTGCTGATCGTGCGCGCCAGCGACGTGCCGACCTATGTCCAGTATGGCGCGGCCGACTTCGGCGTGGCCGGCAAGGACGTGCTGCTCGAGCATGGCGGCGAAGGGCTGTACCAGCCGGTCGACCTGAACATCGCCCGTTGCCGCATGTCGGTGGCGGTGAATGCCGGCTTCGACTACGAGACGGCCGTGCGCCAGGGCGCGCGCCTGCGCGTGGCCACCAAGTTCGTGAACACCGCGCGCCAGCACTTCGCAAGCAAGGGCGTGCACGTCGACCTCATCAAACTGTACGGCTCGATGGAACTGGCGCCGCTGGTCGGCCTGTCGGACGCCATCGTCGACGTGGTGTCGACCGGCGGCACCCTGCGTGCGAACAACCTGGTCGAAGTCGAGAAGATCATGGAGATCTCCTCGCGCCTGGTCGTGAACCAGGCCGCGCTGAAGTTGAAGCGCGCGCGCCTGCAACCCATCATCGAGGCTTTTGAGAAGGCCTCGACACTCCAACCGCAACAAGGCTGA
- the hisB gene encoding imidazoleglycerol-phosphate dehydratase HisB produces MTRTADITRNTNETQIRVSVNLDGTGRQKLNTGVPFLDHMLDQIARHGMIDLEVEAVGDLHIDAHHTVEDTGITLGMAIAKAVGDKKGMTRYGHSYVPLDEALSRVVIDFSGRPGLEMHIPWTRAMIGTFDVDLTGEFFRGFVNHAGVTLHIDNLRGVNAHHQCETVFKAFGRALRMATTLDERAAGIIPSTKGSL; encoded by the coding sequence ATGACCCGTACCGCAGACATCACCCGCAACACCAACGAGACGCAAATCCGCGTCTCGGTCAATCTCGACGGTACCGGCCGCCAGAAACTCAACACCGGCGTGCCCTTCCTCGACCACATGCTCGACCAGATCGCGCGCCACGGCATGATCGACCTCGAGGTCGAGGCCGTCGGTGACCTGCACATCGACGCCCACCACACGGTCGAGGACACCGGCATCACGCTCGGCATGGCGATCGCCAAGGCGGTCGGCGACAAGAAGGGCATGACCCGCTATGGCCACTCCTACGTGCCGCTCGACGAAGCGCTGTCGCGCGTGGTCATCGATTTTTCCGGCCGTCCGGGCCTGGAGATGCACATCCCGTGGACGCGCGCCATGATCGGCACTTTCGACGTCGACCTGACGGGCGAATTCTTCCGCGGCTTCGTGAACCACGCCGGCGTGACCCTGCACATCGATAACCTGCGCGGCGTGAACGCGCACCACCAGTGCGAAACCGTTTTTAAAGCATTCGGGCGCGCGCTGCGGATGGCGACCACGCTCGACGAACGCGCCGCCGGCATCATCCCTTCGACCAAAGGCAGTTTGTAA